One genomic segment of Mycobacteriales bacterium includes these proteins:
- a CDS encoding redoxin domain-containing protein: MRADIAPGGIFPDYALTDHTQTRRRLSDLQGDDPMILVLSRGHFCPKDHQQHLQLAAFYPQIVAGYTQIVTIATDTVFTINDFRVSVGAQWTFLSDAGRTVQRELDIQEYTDPHNDPMIPHTFVLKPGLVIHTVYNGYWYWGRPSIDELCRDLREVTREIRPDWDLSARGLRDNWDTGDQAMHYSYRQADLRSRPGERG, encoded by the coding sequence GTGCGCGCAGACATCGCACCCGGCGGAATCTTTCCTGACTACGCGCTGACCGACCACACACAGACCAGGCGTCGACTCAGCGACCTACAGGGCGACGACCCGATGATTCTCGTGCTCTCGCGTGGTCACTTCTGCCCGAAGGACCACCAGCAACATCTACAACTCGCAGCCTTCTACCCGCAGATAGTCGCTGGCTACACCCAGATCGTCACCATTGCGACCGACACCGTCTTCACGATCAATGACTTCCGCGTCTCCGTGGGAGCCCAGTGGACCTTCCTCTCTGACGCCGGCCGCACGGTTCAAAGGGAACTCGACATTCAGGAATACACCGACCCGCACAACGACCCGATGATTCCGCACACGTTCGTGCTCAAGCCAGGCCTCGTCATCCACACTGTCTACAACGGTTACTGGTACTGGGGTCGCCCGTCCATTGACGAGCTATGTCGCGATCTCCGCGAGGTAACACGCGAAATTCGCCCTGACTGGGACCTGAGCGCGCGGGGCCTCAGAGACAACTGGGACACCGGCGACCAGGCAATGCACTACTCGTACAGGCAGGCCGATCTGCGTTCCAGGCCAGGCGAGCGCGGGTAG